Proteins encoded together in one Aminipila butyrica window:
- the atpH gene encoding ATP synthase F1 subunit delta — MAELTVGMTYGNALFQAARDVDKKGLILEEATQLLDLLDREPDLSAFINTPVVSVVEKKDVLKSILEGHISEELLNFLYIMIDKGRARHFARAIKVYEELLNKEEGVSYGKIFSVESLSADRLEKFEAETGKLLQQTVKLENEIDTKLIGGIKILIDGKVIDASIRKRLDDLNNTII, encoded by the coding sequence ATGGCAGAATTAACGGTTGGAATGACATATGGTAATGCGCTGTTTCAAGCAGCCCGCGACGTGGACAAAAAAGGTTTAATCCTGGAAGAAGCGACGCAGCTTCTTGATCTGTTAGATCGAGAGCCTGATTTGAGTGCCTTTATCAATACGCCGGTAGTTTCCGTTGTTGAAAAGAAAGACGTGTTAAAGTCGATCTTGGAAGGCCACATTTCGGAAGAGCTTTTAAACTTCCTGTACATCATGATTGATAAAGGAAGAGCAAGGCATTTTGCCAGAGCCATAAAGGTTTACGAGGAACTTTTAAATAAAGAAGAAGGGGTTTCCTACGGAAAGATCTTTTCCGTGGAGTCTCTTAGCGCTGATAGGCTCGAGAAATTTGAAGCAGAGACTGGAAAGCTGTTGCAGCAGACAGTGAAGCTTGAAAATGAAATCGACACCAAGTTGATTGGTGGCATCAAAATACTAATCGACGGTAAGGTGATTGACGCTTCTATTAGAAAGCGTTTAGATGACCTTAACAATACTATTATATAG
- the atpG gene encoding ATP synthase F1 subunit gamma, producing MASNNMQDIKRRIKSVTSTEHITSAMKLVSAAKLRRAKATFEKTTEYFHYITESIADIFNNVTDVPERYLGGSREIKKTCYIIVTSNRGLCGGFNTNIIKQAESEIKADPEKPVIVAVGTRGKEYFEKRDYEIYKEYVGPPEDISFLQTKQISRPIIDMYNSGEVDEVVIIYTSFKNSMEQVVKCETLLPITMQKDPEVMKHDREVEYEPSVEAVFDYLIPKYVEIKVYGAIVESATCEHAARRMAMENATDNARDMLENLSLFYNRARQAAITDEIIEIVAGSEAQK from the coding sequence ATGGCTTCAAACAATATGCAGGATATAAAACGCCGCATAAAGAGCGTAACCAGCACAGAGCACATAACCAGTGCCATGAAGCTCGTTTCAGCTGCCAAGCTGAGAAGGGCTAAAGCCACCTTCGAAAAAACAACTGAGTATTTTCATTATATTACAGAGTCTATAGCAGATATTTTCAACAATGTCACTGACGTTCCAGAGCGATATCTGGGCGGAAGCCGGGAAATCAAAAAGACTTGTTACATCATCGTGACCAGTAACAGGGGCTTATGCGGAGGCTTCAACACTAACATTATCAAGCAGGCGGAGTCTGAGATCAAGGCTGATCCGGAGAAGCCGGTCATCGTGGCTGTTGGCACAAGAGGAAAGGAATATTTTGAAAAGAGAGACTACGAAATCTACAAAGAGTACGTAGGACCTCCGGAGGATATTTCCTTTCTGCAAACAAAGCAGATCAGCCGGCCGATTATCGACATGTACAATTCCGGCGAGGTTGATGAGGTAGTGATTATATACACTTCCTTTAAGAACTCCATGGAGCAGGTAGTGAAGTGTGAGACGTTGCTGCCTATCACTATGCAGAAGGATCCAGAGGTCATGAAGCACGACAGAGAGGTGGAATATGAACCCTCTGTTGAGGCAGTGTTTGACTATTTGATTCCCAAGTATGTAGAGATTAAGGTGTACGGAGCTATTGTTGAATCTGCTACCTGTGAACACGCTGCCAGAAGAATGGCTATGGAAAACGCTACGGACAATGCCAGAGACATGCTGGAGAACTTGTCCCTGTTCTACAACCGGGCAAGACAGGCAGCCATTACAGATGAGATTATTGAAATCGTTGCAGGGTCTGAGGCCCAAAAATAA
- a CDS encoding transporter substrate-binding domain-containing diguanylate cyclase, with amino-acid sequence MMVKNNQRIRCTTIRILLALLALLTALAFLMPADLSFGQTKAGIDKKVVRVGYYLYEGYQEVDGEGVYSGYGYDYLKEISQFANWEYEFIQASFPDCIQMLEKGEVDIVGGLDKEALQSDKIAYSHLSNRISDTLLYVKASDEDLNFDDFEKMDGIAVGVPAKDYHETYLDDYASQHHITFEKKYYATLQDMENALEKGEVRAILTSGETNKKYSKVIGSMDQHQLYYGVNKKNQGLLNELNQSMQNIKNSNPSYDLQIQNKYFIKENIASPSFTAEELEYIKKKGTVKVSYDQGWQPIEYYDEKTGTIKGVTKDLFDLLSRYTGLKFEFVRATDLSEALDDVKTGRTDMISLVSHDYNVSEKRGIYTTSICINASLVGVVAKERNFDGIEQVAMPKDYYVDILKHYKVKEYDTVEDCFEAVNSGEADATIANAYAANYYLANPKFVNLISQAMIGYSEDLSLGVSNQEDIELLNILNKGLHCISDMELSNIILKNYVVYEQPKFRKLYYSNPAFFLGSIIVLVAAAIGVLTYLIMLKNKMNATNLKMIEFLNIEKSRMENSLRSEADRDMLTGLFNRRKIEAEVREFLLKISVDEQIRLQNNDEPGQGLHSLMIIDLDGFKLINDRYGHPEGDTLLKRIATELEQVVGEENLVGRLGGDEFVFLFKNIDGKTEAKMWADIIRRTLSSISQENEKWQNISASVGVTLFGAESYSFKELYEKADGALYQAKETGKNKAVICMEI; translated from the coding sequence ATGATGGTAAAAAATAATCAGCGCATAAGGTGCACAACAATCCGAATTTTGCTTGCTCTCTTAGCTTTATTGACCGCGCTTGCTTTCTTGATGCCGGCAGACCTTTCTTTTGGTCAGACCAAGGCGGGAATAGACAAAAAGGTCGTGCGGGTAGGGTACTATCTGTACGAGGGCTACCAGGAGGTAGACGGAGAAGGAGTCTATTCTGGTTATGGGTATGACTACTTGAAGGAAATATCTCAGTTTGCCAATTGGGAATACGAATTTATCCAGGCGTCTTTTCCAGATTGTATTCAGATGCTGGAAAAGGGGGAGGTAGATATTGTAGGTGGTTTGGACAAAGAAGCACTTCAATCAGATAAAATTGCTTATTCTCATCTCTCCAACCGAATTTCTGATACCTTGCTGTACGTCAAAGCTTCCGACGAAGATTTGAATTTTGACGATTTTGAGAAAATGGATGGTATTGCTGTAGGCGTCCCGGCGAAGGACTACCACGAAACCTACCTTGACGATTACGCCAGTCAGCATCATATTACCTTTGAAAAAAAATATTACGCCACCTTGCAGGACATGGAGAATGCTTTAGAAAAGGGCGAGGTGCGGGCCATTCTCACCTCAGGAGAGACCAACAAAAAATATAGCAAAGTTATTGGCAGCATGGACCAACACCAGCTATATTATGGAGTTAATAAAAAGAATCAAGGCCTTTTGAATGAACTCAATCAATCCATGCAGAATATTAAAAATAGCAATCCATCCTATGACCTTCAAATACAAAATAAATATTTTATTAAAGAAAATATTGCCTCCCCATCCTTTACGGCGGAGGAATTGGAATATATTAAGAAAAAAGGTACCGTGAAGGTCTCTTATGATCAGGGTTGGCAGCCCATCGAATATTACGATGAAAAGACAGGAACCATCAAGGGAGTTACCAAGGACTTATTTGATCTGCTGTCTAGATATACGGGGTTAAAGTTTGAATTTGTTCGGGCGACTGATTTGAGTGAAGCCTTAGATGATGTGAAGACCGGGCGGACGGACATGATTAGCTTGGTGTCGCACGATTACAATGTGTCAGAGAAGCGGGGGATCTACACCACCAGCATCTGTATCAATGCCTCTCTGGTGGGGGTAGTAGCTAAAGAGCGAAACTTTGATGGTATTGAGCAGGTGGCCATGCCTAAAGATTACTATGTAGATATCCTAAAGCATTACAAGGTTAAGGAGTACGACACGGTGGAGGACTGCTTTGAGGCGGTCAATTCTGGGGAGGCTGATGCCACTATTGCAAATGCCTATGCAGCCAATTATTATTTAGCTAATCCTAAGTTTGTGAATTTAATCAGCCAAGCTATGATTGGCTATTCCGAGGATTTATCCTTGGGTGTATCTAATCAGGAAGATATTGAACTGCTGAATATTTTAAACAAAGGCCTGCACTGCATTTCGGACATGGAATTATCTAATATTATTTTGAAAAATTATGTGGTGTATGAACAGCCAAAGTTCAGAAAGTTATACTATTCCAACCCGGCTTTCTTTTTGGGCTCTATCATCGTTTTGGTGGCTGCCGCTATTGGGGTGCTGACATATTTGATTATGCTGAAAAACAAGATGAACGCTACCAACTTGAAGATGATTGAGTTTCTTAACATTGAAAAAAGTCGTATGGAAAACTCCTTGCGCAGCGAGGCGGACCGGGATATGCTCACAGGCCTGTTCAACCGGCGGAAAATTGAAGCGGAAGTCCGGGAATTTCTGCTGAAAATAAGTGTGGACGAGCAGATTCGTCTGCAAAATAATGACGAGCCGGGACAGGGGCTTCACAGTTTGATGATAATTGATCTGGATGGATTTAAACTAATTAATGACCGTTATGGGCATCCCGAGGGCGATACGCTGCTGAAGCGGATTGCCACAGAACTGGAGCAAGTAGTAGGGGAAGAGAATCTAGTGGGACGCCTAGGGGGAGATGAGTTCGTCTTTCTGTTTAAGAATATTGACGGCAAGACAGAAGCTAAAATGTGGGCAGATATCATTCGAAGAACTCTCAGCTCAATCTCACAGGAGAATGAAAAATGGCAAAATATTTCTGCCAGTGTCGGCGTGACTCTCTTTGGAGCGGAGAGCTATAGTTTTAAAGAACTGTATGAAAAGGCTGATGGGGCTTTGTACCAGGCAAAGGAAACAGGAAAAAATAAAGCGGTCATCTGTATGGAAATATAG
- a CDS encoding lytic transglycosylase domain-containing protein, whose translation MAKKLISVWLSLTIVLFSSISIYAEDYVQGDFFNKKVVINGSEVVNYNLQYPFFLYKGTTYIPLSADMGNICGFKAEMDWESRTLKLLKTEETQKTITKDWAKNNGYDIKLQILPDVKVLAYQELSDEKEAVAEVQEEDGEVIEAPEILVEEVNLEGMPVLAIGKYVFIPAKAMGNTKVFNWNLYYDPYYGLCMSTVEGKSAQSFWSESASRHNRGLVNYILNYNGSLSTSYAQDLVFMFQRAATVYKVDVNLLLAIAQKESTFNAGVVSRSGAIGMMQIMPSTAAGFGVSAQQLKDPRTNITVGACMIGTGLTNYNGDRAKALSAYNQGSASVSRGTYSNAYATRVMSAYSGVQNFLSVNGYN comes from the coding sequence ATGGCAAAGAAGCTTATATCTGTGTGGCTTTCATTGACCATTGTACTTTTCTCATCAATTTCTATATATGCTGAAGACTACGTTCAAGGAGATTTTTTTAACAAGAAAGTCGTTATAAATGGAAGTGAGGTTGTAAACTACAACCTTCAATATCCGTTCTTCCTTTATAAAGGCACGACTTACATTCCATTAAGTGCAGATATGGGAAATATCTGTGGATTTAAAGCAGAAATGGACTGGGAAAGCCGCACATTAAAACTTCTAAAAACGGAAGAAACTCAAAAGACCATCACAAAGGATTGGGCCAAGAACAACGGCTATGATATCAAGCTGCAGATTCTGCCCGATGTCAAAGTATTAGCTTATCAAGAACTTTCAGATGAAAAAGAGGCAGTAGCCGAAGTCCAAGAGGAGGACGGTGAAGTAATAGAAGCGCCTGAAATATTAGTCGAAGAAGTGAATTTAGAAGGAATGCCAGTATTGGCAATTGGAAAGTATGTGTTCATCCCTGCAAAGGCGATGGGCAACACCAAAGTTTTCAACTGGAACTTATACTACGATCCGTACTACGGCCTATGTATGAGCACCGTTGAAGGCAAGTCCGCCCAAAGCTTCTGGAGCGAATCGGCATCCAGGCACAACCGAGGGCTGGTCAACTATATATTAAATTACAACGGCAGTTTGTCGACCTCGTATGCACAGGACTTAGTGTTCATGTTTCAGCGGGCCGCTACTGTATACAAGGTAGATGTCAACCTGCTTCTGGCTATTGCACAGAAGGAGAGTACCTTCAACGCCGGAGTGGTATCCAGAAGTGGAGCCATTGGAATGATGCAGATTATGCCGTCTACGGCAGCTGGATTCGGCGTGTCAGCTCAGCAGCTGAAAGATCCGCGGACCAACATTACGGTGGGGGCCTGCATGATCGGCACTGGCTTGACAAATTACAACGGAGACCGGGCGAAAGCGCTGTCTGCGTACAACCAAGGCTCCGCCAGCGTCAGCCGGGGAACCTACTCCAACGCCTATGCCACTAGAGTTATGTCGGCATACAGCGGAGTACAAAATTTTCTTTCTGTAAACGGATATAATTAA
- the atpA gene encoding F0F1 ATP synthase subunit alpha, which yields MNLRPEEISAVIKEQIKNYKNKLEISDFGTVIQVGDGISRIYGLEKCMAGELLEFPGEIYGMALNLEEDNVGVVMLGSDKNIKEGDIVKPTGRVVEVPVGNDLIGRVVNALGQPLDGKGPIHAEDHRPVEYPAPGVLQRKSVNEPLQTGIKAIDSMIPIGRGQRELIIGDRQTGKTAIAIDTILNQKDSGVICIYVAIGQKKSTVAQLVQTLENKGAMDYSIVVSATASDVAPLQYIAPYAGCAMAEQFMYQGKDVLIIYDDLSKHAVAYRAMSLLLRRPPGREAYPGDVFYLHSRLLERAAKLSDKLGGGSITALPIIETQAGDVSAYIPTNVISITDGQIFLETELFFTGQRPAVNAGISVSRVGGNAQIKAMKQVSSKIKLELAQYTELASFSQFGSDIDKDTKDRLDHGLILMEIIKQGQYNPIAVQHQVMIIYAAVNHFLADIPVEQIKEFEKGFYDFMDTQYAQVGKTIKESGKLDEATEATLKEAISKYKEVRDK from the coding sequence ATGAACCTCAGACCAGAGGAAATAAGTGCCGTAATAAAAGAGCAAATCAAGAATTATAAAAATAAGCTTGAAATCTCTGATTTCGGTACTGTTATACAGGTTGGAGACGGTATTTCCAGAATTTATGGACTTGAGAAGTGTATGGCAGGCGAACTGCTGGAGTTCCCGGGAGAAATATACGGCATGGCACTGAATCTTGAAGAAGATAACGTGGGTGTCGTTATGCTGGGCTCCGACAAGAACATCAAAGAAGGCGATATCGTAAAACCTACAGGACGAGTAGTTGAAGTTCCCGTAGGTAACGATTTAATCGGTCGTGTTGTCAATGCGTTGGGCCAGCCTCTTGACGGAAAAGGCCCTATTCATGCAGAAGACCACAGACCGGTAGAATATCCGGCACCGGGTGTATTGCAGAGAAAATCAGTAAATGAGCCTTTACAGACAGGTATCAAGGCTATCGACTCCATGATACCAATCGGAAGAGGCCAGCGTGAACTGATTATCGGTGACAGACAGACTGGTAAGACAGCTATCGCCATTGATACCATCTTAAATCAGAAAGATTCCGGCGTAATCTGTATTTACGTCGCTATCGGACAGAAGAAATCCACAGTAGCCCAGTTGGTGCAGACTCTTGAAAATAAAGGCGCCATGGACTACTCTATTGTTGTGTCTGCAACGGCAAGTGACGTTGCACCGCTTCAGTATATTGCGCCTTATGCAGGTTGTGCTATGGCGGAACAATTCATGTATCAGGGTAAGGACGTATTGATCATCTACGATGACCTGTCCAAGCATGCGGTAGCTTATCGTGCTATGTCCCTGTTACTTCGTAGACCACCAGGGCGGGAAGCTTACCCAGGTGACGTATTCTATCTGCACAGCAGACTGTTGGAAAGAGCGGCAAAGTTGTCTGATAAATTGGGCGGAGGCTCCATTACGGCTCTGCCAATCATTGAAACACAGGCCGGAGACGTATCTGCGTACATTCCGACCAACGTTATTTCCATCACAGACGGCCAGATATTCCTGGAAACAGAACTGTTCTTTACAGGACAGCGTCCTGCTGTAAATGCTGGTATCTCCGTATCCCGTGTAGGCGGTAATGCGCAGATTAAGGCCATGAAGCAGGTTTCCAGCAAGATTAAGCTGGAATTAGCTCAGTATACAGAGTTGGCCAGCTTCTCACAGTTCGGTTCTGATATCGATAAGGACACCAAGGATCGACTGGATCACGGTTTGATTTTAATGGAAATAATAAAGCAGGGACAGTACAACCCAATCGCAGTTCAGCATCAGGTTATGATTATTTATGCTGCGGTCAATCACTTCCTTGCAGACATCCCTGTTGAACAGATTAAAGAGTTTGAAAAGGGCTTCTACGACTTTATGGATACTCAGTACGCACAGGTAGGAAAGACCATTAAAGAAAGCGGCAAGCTGGACGAAGCGACAGAAGCAACTCTGAAAGAAGCTATTTCCAAATATAAGGAAGTGCGCGACAAGTAG
- the atpF gene encoding F0F1 ATP synthase subunit B, translating into MGEALGINFTEIIFAIVNFVILVTVLAKFLYRPFTQMLENRKQAIQDSFDQAADTNKRADEKMDQYNKRIANVELEGRDIIKSAKLKAEAQASDIINEANAKATEIKLHAETEVERQKAKALAEMKSHVAAMALLAAEKILEKDLALEGQEHLIDNIVEQVGAAKWQN; encoded by the coding sequence ATGGGTGAAGCATTAGGTATTAACTTTACAGAGATTATCTTTGCTATTGTAAACTTTGTAATCCTTGTGACCGTGTTGGCGAAGTTCTTATACCGTCCGTTTACACAGATGTTGGAAAACAGAAAGCAGGCTATACAGGACTCCTTCGATCAGGCAGCAGACACGAACAAGAGAGCTGACGAGAAGATGGATCAGTATAACAAGCGTATTGCAAATGTGGAACTGGAAGGTAGAGATATCATCAAGAGTGCTAAGTTAAAAGCAGAAGCTCAGGCAAGTGATATTATCAATGAAGCAAACGCAAAAGCAACGGAGATTAAACTTCATGCTGAAACCGAAGTAGAACGCCAGAAGGCGAAGGCTTTAGCAGAAATGAAGTCTCACGTAGCGGCTATGGCTTTGCTTGCAGCAGAAAAGATTCTGGAAAAAGATTTGGCATTAGAAGGACAAGAGCATCTGATTGATAATATCGTTGAACAGGTAGGTGCGGCAAAATGGCAGAATTAA
- a CDS encoding citrate/2-methylcitrate synthase translates to MYGEILDDKYSRITDEIQKLADKCVMNSTIDNSLYKKYEVNRGLRDLKGNGVLTGLTEISGIYAFDINKETGEKTPAPGRLYYRGYNINDIVRGFVEEKRFGFEEVAYLLIFGTLPSKDQLADFNCLLAEYRTLPPSFVRDIIMKAPSTDMMNSLARGVLTLHSYDNKPNDTSIPNVLRQCLLLTAVFPLLAVYGFQASRHYHYRESLYIHIPKPELSTAENILHMLRPDSKYSELEARLLDLALVLHAEHGGGNNSTFTTHVVSSSGTDTYSAIAAALGSLKGPKHGGANIKVVQMFDDLKEHVTDWSNEEQIRDYLQKLLHGEGFDKTGLIYGMGHAVYSLSDPRAEIFKKFVENLAKEKNREHEYKLYASIERIAAELIAAERKIYKGVSANIDFYSGFVYSMLDLPLALYTPIFAIARMAGWSAHRIEELINAGKIIRPAYKDVAELRAYMPISSR, encoded by the coding sequence ATGTACGGAGAAATATTAGACGATAAATATTCTAGGATAACAGATGAGATACAGAAGTTGGCGGACAAGTGCGTGATGAACAGTACCATCGACAACTCCCTGTACAAGAAATACGAAGTGAACAGGGGCCTTCGAGATCTGAAAGGAAATGGCGTACTAACCGGGTTAACGGAGATTTCCGGTATTTACGCTTTTGATATTAACAAGGAAACCGGGGAGAAGACTCCTGCACCGGGTAGGCTATATTATCGGGGATACAACATCAACGATATCGTCCGCGGTTTCGTGGAGGAAAAACGGTTTGGCTTTGAGGAGGTAGCTTACCTGCTCATTTTTGGCACCTTGCCCAGCAAGGATCAGCTGGCGGACTTCAACTGCCTTTTGGCAGAATACCGAACACTGCCGCCTAGTTTTGTACGAGACATTATCATGAAAGCGCCCAGTACGGATATGATGAATAGCTTGGCGAGAGGAGTGCTGACCTTGCATTCCTATGATAACAAGCCTAACGATACGTCTATCCCTAATGTGCTGCGGCAGTGCCTGCTGCTGACAGCAGTATTTCCGCTATTGGCGGTCTATGGGTTTCAGGCGTCTAGGCATTATCATTACAGAGAAAGCTTATACATTCATATACCAAAACCAGAATTGTCTACTGCGGAAAATATTCTTCATATGTTGAGGCCGGACAGCAAATACAGCGAATTGGAAGCCCGGCTGTTGGATTTGGCGTTGGTGCTCCACGCTGAGCACGGAGGCGGAAATAACTCTACCTTTACCACACATGTAGTCTCTTCTTCTGGCACAGATACCTATTCGGCCATTGCCGCGGCTTTGGGGTCGCTAAAAGGGCCTAAGCACGGCGGTGCGAATATCAAGGTGGTACAGATGTTTGATGACTTGAAAGAGCATGTTACTGACTGGAGCAATGAGGAGCAGATTCGAGATTATTTGCAAAAGCTTCTTCACGGAGAAGGCTTTGATAAGACCGGTCTGATTTATGGTATGGGACATGCGGTCTATTCTCTATCGGATCCGAGAGCAGAAATTTTTAAGAAATTCGTGGAGAATTTGGCCAAAGAAAAGAATCGGGAGCATGAATACAAGCTGTACGCCAGCATCGAACGCATCGCCGCTGAGCTCATCGCCGCTGAACGGAAAATCTATAAAGGAGTTAGTGCTAACATCGACTTTTACAGTGGATTTGTATACAGCATGCTGGATTTACCGCTGGCTCTCTATACGCCGATTTTTGCTATCGCCAGGATGGCGGGATGGAGCGCTCACCGAATTGAAGAGTTGATTAATGCCGGAAAAATTATTCGGCCAGCCTACAAAGACGTGGCCGAACTGAGGGCATATATGCCAATTTCCAGTAGATAA
- the atpE gene encoding ATP synthase F0 subunit C: MTIALAAALAIGLSTIGPGLGQGIASAKALEGMARQPEMAGTLRTNLILSMAFMESLAIYGLLIAFLLMAKI; this comes from the coding sequence ATGACAATTGCATTAGCAGCAGCATTAGCTATCGGTCTATCCACTATCGGTCCTGGACTTGGACAGGGTATCGCTTCCGCAAAGGCTTTGGAAGGTATGGCAAGACAGCCTGAGATGGCAGGTACACTTCGTACGAACTTAATCCTGAGTATGGCGTTCATGGAATCTTTAGCAATCTATGGCTTGTTGATCGCTTTCCTTTTAATGGCAAAGATTTAA
- a CDS encoding F0F1 ATP synthase subunit epsilon has translation MAKSVLLEVITPSKLFYKDKVEMVIVRTLTGEEGFMAGHTWACKLLDVGVMWIKEEGSNEFKAASIASGYIDVKENIVIYTDAAEWVEEIDVDRAAKRKAIVEEWLECHDLTNAEESELARAQVSLMKQISRMSLASNGARRKR, from the coding sequence ATGGCTAAGAGTGTATTACTTGAAGTTATAACACCTTCAAAACTATTCTATAAAGATAAGGTTGAGATGGTTATAGTCCGCACCTTAACAGGCGAAGAAGGATTTATGGCAGGCCATACTTGGGCATGTAAGCTCCTGGATGTTGGAGTTATGTGGATCAAAGAGGAAGGCTCTAATGAATTTAAGGCTGCTTCCATAGCAAGTGGATATATAGACGTAAAAGAAAACATTGTCATATATACCGATGCAGCGGAATGGGTTGAAGAGATCGACGTGGACCGAGCTGCCAAGAGAAAGGCCATCGTGGAAGAGTGGCTGGAATGCCATGACCTGACGAACGCAGAAGAAAGCGAACTCGCCAGAGCACAGGTCAGTCTGATGAAGCAGATCAGCAGAATGAGCCTGGCCTCAAACGGCGCCAGAAGAAAACGATAA
- the atpD gene encoding F0F1 ATP synthase subunit beta — protein MEQNKGIIHQIIGPVIDIKFSPEHMPELLNAIIIKHQGKDIVAEVSQHVGDDIVKCVALSATDGLTRGMEAINTGSPIQVPVGKEVLGRLFNVIGETIDEKGPVATAEKHSIHREAPPFEEQDTSAKIFETGIKVIDLIAPYTRGGKVGLFGGAGVGKTVLIQELISNIAREHGGISVFAGVGERTREGNDLYYEMIESGVIDKTAMVFGQMNEPPGARMRVALTGLTMAEYFRDVEGQDVLLFIDNIFRFTQAGSEVSALLGRVPSAVGYQPTLATEMGALQERITSTKKGSITSVQAIYVPADDLTDPAPATTFAHLDATTVLSRSISALGIYPAVDPLESTSRIMDPNILGEEHYDTARNVQEVLQRYKDLQDIIAILGMDELSDSDKLTVSRARKIQRFLSQPFSVAEQFTGMEGKYLPLKETIRGFKEILEGKHDEIPESLFLLAGGIDEVVEKFKASK, from the coding sequence ATGGAACAGAATAAAGGTATTATTCACCAGATTATCGGACCGGTTATCGATATAAAATTTTCACCCGAACATATGCCTGAATTGCTCAATGCTATTATCATCAAGCACCAGGGTAAGGACATCGTAGCAGAAGTATCACAGCACGTAGGAGACGACATCGTAAAATGCGTAGCCTTGTCTGCTACCGACGGTCTCACAAGAGGCATGGAGGCCATCAATACAGGTTCTCCAATCCAGGTGCCTGTAGGCAAAGAGGTTCTGGGCCGATTGTTCAATGTTATCGGTGAAACCATAGACGAAAAGGGACCGGTTGCAACGGCGGAGAAGCACTCGATTCATCGAGAAGCACCGCCTTTTGAAGAGCAGGATACCAGTGCAAAGATATTTGAAACCGGTATCAAAGTTATCGACTTAATCGCACCATATACTCGAGGAGGAAAGGTTGGCCTTTTCGGTGGAGCGGGCGTTGGTAAAACCGTTCTGATCCAGGAGCTGATCAGTAATATCGCCAGAGAACATGGTGGTATCTCTGTATTTGCTGGTGTTGGAGAAAGAACAAGAGAAGGTAATGACCTGTATTATGAAATGATTGAGTCAGGCGTTATCGATAAGACAGCAATGGTATTTGGACAGATGAATGAACCGCCGGGAGCCAGAATGCGAGTGGCCCTGACAGGTTTGACGATGGCTGAATATTTTAGAGATGTGGAAGGACAGGACGTGCTTCTGTTCATCGACAACATCTTCCGATTTACACAAGCAGGTTCAGAGGTATCGGCACTACTGGGGCGTGTACCATCAGCAGTAGGCTATCAACCGACACTGGCCACAGAAATGGGTGCGCTTCAGGAGCGTATCACTTCCACCAAGAAGGGCTCTATCACATCGGTACAGGCTATCTATGTACCGGCGGATGACTTGACGGACCCGGCACCGGCAACGACTTTTGCTCACTTGGATGCGACGACAGTATTGTCTCGTTCCATCAGTGCGCTGGGTATTTACCCAGCCGTTGACCCGTTGGAATCCACTTCAAGAATCATGGACCCGAACATTCTGGGAGAAGAACATTACGATACAGCCAGAAACGTACAGGAAGTGCTCCAGAGGTATAAGGATCTGCAGGATATCATTGCCATCTTGGGTATGGATGAACTGTCTGATTCAGATAAGCTGACCGTTTCCAGAGCAAGAAAGATTCAGCGGTTCCTGTCTCAGCCGTTCAGCGTTGCAGAACAGTTTACCGGCATGGAAGGGAAGTACCTGCCATTAAAGGAAACTATTCGTGGCTTTAAGGAAATTCTGGAAGGCAAACACGATGAAATTCCGGAATCTTTATTCCTGTTAGCAGGCGGTATTGATGAGGTTGTAGAAAAGTTTAAGGCGTCAAAGTAA